The following proteins come from a genomic window of Athalia rosae chromosome 1, iyAthRosa1.1, whole genome shotgun sequence:
- the LOC105683748 gene encoding ras-related C3 botulinum toxin substrate 1-like, whose amino-acid sequence MPPSSHSNWTKPLLKGGQMMQMQVKRAAGSNQNGSGDHAPLDRRIKVVLVGDGAVGKTSLVVSYSTNGFPGEYVPTAFDNYNVVVNVDGQPVNVQLCDTAGQDDFDPLRSLCYPETDVFLVCFSVVCPSSYHSVATRWADEVRKNCPNAPIILVGTKSDLRSDVQLTLQLARYGQGPITAIQGHQLAQRLGAVSYVETSALTQQELKEAFDQAIVSALSTRRGGANLLYRRRKPPPLWRRWLCCSERRRSSDA is encoded by the exons ATGCCACCCTCGTCGCACTCGAACTGGACGAAACCGCTCTTAAAGGGTGGTCAGATGATGCAGATGCAGGTGAAAAGGGCCGCAGGATCTAATCAAAATGGTTCGGGAGATCACGCTCCTCTAGACCGTAGGATTAAAGTCGTTCTCGTAGGAGATGGTGCTGTTGGAAAGACCAGCCTCGTTGTTTCGTACTCTACAAATGGTTTCCCCGGCGAATACGTTCCCACGGCCTTCGATAATTACAACG TGGTTGTAAACGTGGATGGGCAACCTGTGAATGTTCAGCTATGCGATACAGCTGGACAAGATGACTTTGATCCTTTGCGGTCATTGTGCTATCCAGAAACAGATGTATTTCTAGTTTGCTTCAGCGTAGTATGTCCATCATCTTATCACAGCGTGGCAACAAGGTGGGCTGATGAAGTACGAAAAAATTGCCCTAACGCTCCTATTATTCTG gTGGGCACAAAAAGTGATCTAAGATCAGATGTTCAACTAACGTTACAACTAGCAAGATATGGACAGGGACCAATTACAGCTATTCAAGGTCATCAACTGGCTCAACGATTGGGAGCAGTGAGTTATGTTGAAACCTCTGCTTTAACTCAACAAGAATTGAAGGAGGCTTTTGATCAAGCAATAGTTAGTGCTCTAAGCACAAGACGTGGTGGTGCCAATTTGCTCTATCGGCGTAGAAAACCACCACCATTATGGCGCAGATGGCTGTGTTGTTCGGAAAGACGACGGTCTTCCGATGCGTAG
- the LOC105683676 gene encoding phosphatidylserine decarboxylase proenzyme 1, mitochondrial isoform X4: MWHSLTKRWEWTIPAGVGISILAIFQWRHFWRHSHAEKDPSTLGPINGFMVDCYCCLPLRITSRLWGWFASIPVPLILRPTFYGLYAKAFRANLEEIDLDLTTFPNLVEFFVRPLKDGVRPIAQHVDIVSPADGKVLHFGPVTSCRVEQVKGVTYSLRHFLGDPNWPRSTTSLEKIENDDCKYLRSLLKNPTNHLYQLIIYLAPGDYHRFHSPTDWQIRFRRHFQGKLLSVNPRVAGWLPNLFSLNERVVYIGEWAGGFMSYAAVGATNVGSIKVYCDRNLATNTRKWPKEKRCDDASLGCTNMSKGQMLGEFRMGSTIVLLFEAPPDLKFSLRRGQSIQMGQPLIESNRIIDERLQSMTK, translated from the exons ATGTGGCATTCTCTTACTAAACGATGGGAATGGACCATCCCTGCTGGAGTCGGAATATCTATACTTGCCATTTTCCAGTGGAGACATTTTTGGAGGCATTCACATGCCGAGAAAGATCCCAGCACTCTCGGACCGATTAATGGGTTTATG GTCGATTGCTACTGCTGCCTTCCATTGAGGATAACCAGCAGATTGTGGGGCTGGTTCGCGAGTATTCCAGTTCCATTAATTTTACGGCCAACTTTTTATGGACTTTATGCCAAGGCCTTTCGTGCCAATCTAGAAGAAATTGATTTGGATCTCACCACGTTTCCCAATCTAGTCGAGTTCTTTGTTAGACCTCTGAAAGATGGTGTGCGACCCATTGCTCAACATGTTGACATA gTTTCCCCCGCAGATGGTAAGGTGCTGCACTTTGGACCTGTGACTTCTTGTCGCGTAGAACAAGTAAAAGGTGTAACCTATAGTCTTCGACACTTTCTTGGCGATCCGAATTGGCCTCGATCGACTACAAGCCtagagaaaattgagaatgaCGACTGTAAATACCTCAGATCACTCTTGAAAAATCCTACCAATCATCTCTATCAATTAATCATATATTTGGCACCTGGAGATTATCATCGTTTTCACAGTCCTACCGACTGGCAGATACGATTTCGCAGACATTTCCAAG GAAAACTGCTCAGTGTGAATCCTCGAGTCGCTGGTTGGTTACCGAACTTATTTTCCCTAAATGAACGTGTAGTGTACATCGGTGAATGGGCTGGTGGTTTTATGTCGTACGCAGCAGTCGGAGCGACAAATGTTGGTTCAATAAAAGTTTACTGTGATCGAAACTTAGCAACAAATACTAGAAAATGGCCAAAGGAAAAGCGATGCGATGACGCTAGTTTGGGCTGCACCAATATGTCGAAGGGTCAGATGCTCGGGGAATTTAGGATGGGATCTACGATCGTACTATTATTTGAAGCTCCGCCAGACCTTAAGTTTTCCCTTCGGCGGGGGCAAAGTATTCAAATGGGGCAACCGTTGATTGAATCTAATCGTATCATTGATGAACGACTGCAGTCAATGACCAAATAA
- the LOC105683676 gene encoding phosphatidylserine decarboxylase proenzyme 1, mitochondrial isoform X2, whose amino-acid sequence MYVTYKYEDVLRRILRSSRHARSYYDPAHHHGFLTKTNLAKFRYKQIRNNASSPSSTSSKTRMWHSLTKRWEWTIPAGVGISILAIFQWRHFWRHSHAEKDPSTLGPINGFMVDCYCCLPLRITSRLWGWFASIPVPLILRPTFYGLYAKAFRANLEEIDLDLTTFPNLVEFFVRPLKDGVRPIAQHVDIVSPADGKVLHFGPVTSCRVEQVKGVTYSLRHFLGDPNWPRSTTSLEKIENDDCKYLRSLLKNPTNHLYQLIIYLAPGDYHRFHSPTDWQIRFRRHFQGKLLSVNPRVAGWLPNLFSLNERVVYIGEWAGGFMSYAAVGATNVGSIKVYCDRNLATNTRKWPKEKRCDDASLGCTNMSKGQMLGEFRMGSTIVLLFEAPPDLKFSLRRGQSIQMGQPLIESNRIIDERLQSMTK is encoded by the exons ATGTATGTTACATACAAGTATGAAGATGTGCTTCGGAG AATTCTGAGATCATCACGGCACGCAAG GAGCTACTATGATCCTGCACACCACCATGGTTTCCTAACAAAGACAAATTTGGCAAAGTTTCGTTACAAACAGATTAGAAATAATGCATCTAGTCCCAGTTCCACCAGTAGTAAGACTAGGATGTGGCATTCTCTTACTAAACGATGGGAATGGACCATCCCTGCTGGAGTCGGAATATCTATACTTGCCATTTTCCAGTGGAGACATTTTTGGAGGCATTCACATGCCGAGAAAGATCCCAGCACTCTCGGACCGATTAATGGGTTTATG GTCGATTGCTACTGCTGCCTTCCATTGAGGATAACCAGCAGATTGTGGGGCTGGTTCGCGAGTATTCCAGTTCCATTAATTTTACGGCCAACTTTTTATGGACTTTATGCCAAGGCCTTTCGTGCCAATCTAGAAGAAATTGATTTGGATCTCACCACGTTTCCCAATCTAGTCGAGTTCTTTGTTAGACCTCTGAAAGATGGTGTGCGACCCATTGCTCAACATGTTGACATA gTTTCCCCCGCAGATGGTAAGGTGCTGCACTTTGGACCTGTGACTTCTTGTCGCGTAGAACAAGTAAAAGGTGTAACCTATAGTCTTCGACACTTTCTTGGCGATCCGAATTGGCCTCGATCGACTACAAGCCtagagaaaattgagaatgaCGACTGTAAATACCTCAGATCACTCTTGAAAAATCCTACCAATCATCTCTATCAATTAATCATATATTTGGCACCTGGAGATTATCATCGTTTTCACAGTCCTACCGACTGGCAGATACGATTTCGCAGACATTTCCAAG GAAAACTGCTCAGTGTGAATCCTCGAGTCGCTGGTTGGTTACCGAACTTATTTTCCCTAAATGAACGTGTAGTGTACATCGGTGAATGGGCTGGTGGTTTTATGTCGTACGCAGCAGTCGGAGCGACAAATGTTGGTTCAATAAAAGTTTACTGTGATCGAAACTTAGCAACAAATACTAGAAAATGGCCAAAGGAAAAGCGATGCGATGACGCTAGTTTGGGCTGCACCAATATGTCGAAGGGTCAGATGCTCGGGGAATTTAGGATGGGATCTACGATCGTACTATTATTTGAAGCTCCGCCAGACCTTAAGTTTTCCCTTCGGCGGGGGCAAAGTATTCAAATGGGGCAACCGTTGATTGAATCTAATCGTATCATTGATGAACGACTGCAGTCAATGACCAAATAA
- the LOC105683676 gene encoding phosphatidylserine decarboxylase proenzyme 1, mitochondrial isoform X1, producing the protein MVILRSSRHARSYYDPAHHHGFLTKTNLAKFRYKQIRNNASSPSSTSSKTRMWHSLTKRWEWTIPAGVGISILAIFQWRHFWRHSHAEKDPSTLGPINGFMVDCYCCLPLRITSRLWGWFASIPVPLILRPTFYGLYAKAFRANLEEIDLDLTTFPNLVEFFVRPLKDGVRPIAQHVDIVSPADGKVLHFGPVTSCRVEQVKGVTYSLRHFLGDPNWPRSTTSLEKIENDDCKYLRSLLKNPTNHLYQLIIYLAPGDYHRFHSPTDWQIRFRRHFQGKLLSVNPRVAGWLPNLFSLNERVVYIGEWAGGFMSYAAVGATNVGSIKVYCDRNLATNTRKWPKEKRCDDASLGCTNMSKGQMLGEFRMGSTIVLLFEAPPDLKFSLRRGQSIQMGQPLIESNRIIDERLQSMTK; encoded by the exons ATGGT AATTCTGAGATCATCACGGCACGCAAG GAGCTACTATGATCCTGCACACCACCATGGTTTCCTAACAAAGACAAATTTGGCAAAGTTTCGTTACAAACAGATTAGAAATAATGCATCTAGTCCCAGTTCCACCAGTAGTAAGACTAGGATGTGGCATTCTCTTACTAAACGATGGGAATGGACCATCCCTGCTGGAGTCGGAATATCTATACTTGCCATTTTCCAGTGGAGACATTTTTGGAGGCATTCACATGCCGAGAAAGATCCCAGCACTCTCGGACCGATTAATGGGTTTATG GTCGATTGCTACTGCTGCCTTCCATTGAGGATAACCAGCAGATTGTGGGGCTGGTTCGCGAGTATTCCAGTTCCATTAATTTTACGGCCAACTTTTTATGGACTTTATGCCAAGGCCTTTCGTGCCAATCTAGAAGAAATTGATTTGGATCTCACCACGTTTCCCAATCTAGTCGAGTTCTTTGTTAGACCTCTGAAAGATGGTGTGCGACCCATTGCTCAACATGTTGACATA gTTTCCCCCGCAGATGGTAAGGTGCTGCACTTTGGACCTGTGACTTCTTGTCGCGTAGAACAAGTAAAAGGTGTAACCTATAGTCTTCGACACTTTCTTGGCGATCCGAATTGGCCTCGATCGACTACAAGCCtagagaaaattgagaatgaCGACTGTAAATACCTCAGATCACTCTTGAAAAATCCTACCAATCATCTCTATCAATTAATCATATATTTGGCACCTGGAGATTATCATCGTTTTCACAGTCCTACCGACTGGCAGATACGATTTCGCAGACATTTCCAAG GAAAACTGCTCAGTGTGAATCCTCGAGTCGCTGGTTGGTTACCGAACTTATTTTCCCTAAATGAACGTGTAGTGTACATCGGTGAATGGGCTGGTGGTTTTATGTCGTACGCAGCAGTCGGAGCGACAAATGTTGGTTCAATAAAAGTTTACTGTGATCGAAACTTAGCAACAAATACTAGAAAATGGCCAAAGGAAAAGCGATGCGATGACGCTAGTTTGGGCTGCACCAATATGTCGAAGGGTCAGATGCTCGGGGAATTTAGGATGGGATCTACGATCGTACTATTATTTGAAGCTCCGCCAGACCTTAAGTTTTCCCTTCGGCGGGGGCAAAGTATTCAAATGGGGCAACCGTTGATTGAATCTAATCGTATCATTGATGAACGACTGCAGTCAATGACCAAATAA
- the LOC105683676 gene encoding phosphatidylserine decarboxylase proenzyme 1, mitochondrial isoform X3: MSVFRILRSSRHARSYYDPAHHHGFLTKTNLAKFRYKQIRNNASSPSSTSSKTRMWHSLTKRWEWTIPAGVGISILAIFQWRHFWRHSHAEKDPSTLGPINGFMVDCYCCLPLRITSRLWGWFASIPVPLILRPTFYGLYAKAFRANLEEIDLDLTTFPNLVEFFVRPLKDGVRPIAQHVDIVSPADGKVLHFGPVTSCRVEQVKGVTYSLRHFLGDPNWPRSTTSLEKIENDDCKYLRSLLKNPTNHLYQLIIYLAPGDYHRFHSPTDWQIRFRRHFQGKLLSVNPRVAGWLPNLFSLNERVVYIGEWAGGFMSYAAVGATNVGSIKVYCDRNLATNTRKWPKEKRCDDASLGCTNMSKGQMLGEFRMGSTIVLLFEAPPDLKFSLRRGQSIQMGQPLIESNRIIDERLQSMTK, encoded by the exons ATGTCGGTTTTCAGAATTCTGAGATCATCACGGCACGCAAG GAGCTACTATGATCCTGCACACCACCATGGTTTCCTAACAAAGACAAATTTGGCAAAGTTTCGTTACAAACAGATTAGAAATAATGCATCTAGTCCCAGTTCCACCAGTAGTAAGACTAGGATGTGGCATTCTCTTACTAAACGATGGGAATGGACCATCCCTGCTGGAGTCGGAATATCTATACTTGCCATTTTCCAGTGGAGACATTTTTGGAGGCATTCACATGCCGAGAAAGATCCCAGCACTCTCGGACCGATTAATGGGTTTATG GTCGATTGCTACTGCTGCCTTCCATTGAGGATAACCAGCAGATTGTGGGGCTGGTTCGCGAGTATTCCAGTTCCATTAATTTTACGGCCAACTTTTTATGGACTTTATGCCAAGGCCTTTCGTGCCAATCTAGAAGAAATTGATTTGGATCTCACCACGTTTCCCAATCTAGTCGAGTTCTTTGTTAGACCTCTGAAAGATGGTGTGCGACCCATTGCTCAACATGTTGACATA gTTTCCCCCGCAGATGGTAAGGTGCTGCACTTTGGACCTGTGACTTCTTGTCGCGTAGAACAAGTAAAAGGTGTAACCTATAGTCTTCGACACTTTCTTGGCGATCCGAATTGGCCTCGATCGACTACAAGCCtagagaaaattgagaatgaCGACTGTAAATACCTCAGATCACTCTTGAAAAATCCTACCAATCATCTCTATCAATTAATCATATATTTGGCACCTGGAGATTATCATCGTTTTCACAGTCCTACCGACTGGCAGATACGATTTCGCAGACATTTCCAAG GAAAACTGCTCAGTGTGAATCCTCGAGTCGCTGGTTGGTTACCGAACTTATTTTCCCTAAATGAACGTGTAGTGTACATCGGTGAATGGGCTGGTGGTTTTATGTCGTACGCAGCAGTCGGAGCGACAAATGTTGGTTCAATAAAAGTTTACTGTGATCGAAACTTAGCAACAAATACTAGAAAATGGCCAAAGGAAAAGCGATGCGATGACGCTAGTTTGGGCTGCACCAATATGTCGAAGGGTCAGATGCTCGGGGAATTTAGGATGGGATCTACGATCGTACTATTATTTGAAGCTCCGCCAGACCTTAAGTTTTCCCTTCGGCGGGGGCAAAGTATTCAAATGGGGCAACCGTTGATTGAATCTAATCGTATCATTGATGAACGACTGCAGTCAATGACCAAATAA